In the Muricauda sp. MAR_2010_75 genome, one interval contains:
- a CDS encoding OmpA family protein → MKKPILLFFMLIALGIQSQEVTFLQYQDNDISSSTQNNANTAPQSDLVKHLDGLSDKKLIQYVRKKGVAAKLIKKGDEYFDQMWYAEAARIYDIVLEKSNEKHTFELLAKAGDSHYYSGNLEKSYKWYHELNQTFPEQITEDRFFKYTHTLKGTGKYRRAAQLTKLFRQKREEPLNELENVAPPTWKSTALVEIKNLAINSTYSDFAPMFHKDSEVVFASAQDSSFLTTRRYRWTNQPFLDLYVAKTKDDSGDLFGAKKFSRKINTKYHEASVAFSPDQKTIYFTRNNYGKRLKRGKNGINHLKIYQSKLIDGEWADAVEVPFNSENYSTGHPSISPDGKKMYFVSDKPGGYGETDIYVVDILENGAFSEPKNLGRGINTNGKEMFPYITENTLYFSSNRAMGFGGLDVYKADYDNDTFGIVYNLGEPINGSRDDFSYIVDSSGKKGYFASNRKGGKGDDDIYSFIAIENHNAISGTIKDATSGEVLEGAQVVLYNKDKLLLAEVNTDADGNYRFEGLESKSDYLLKISKKGYFENNSDIRTKDNIAIEENQSLQPLKEIIDEEKKIVSLEPDAIYFDFDRFAIKPRAAQELDKLVAVLNEYEDMIIKIESHTDAIGSKTYNKYLSDKRAKSTRDYLISQGIDPSRIASAIGYGEERLLNNCADGHRCPPDKHQENRRSEFIIVSQ, encoded by the coding sequence ATGAAAAAACCGATCTTGCTTTTTTTTATGTTGATAGCCCTTGGAATCCAATCCCAAGAGGTCACTTTTTTGCAATATCAGGACAATGATATTTCTTCTTCTACCCAAAACAACGCAAATACGGCTCCACAGAGCGATTTGGTGAAACACCTGGATGGTCTTAGCGACAAAAAACTTATTCAGTACGTTCGAAAAAAAGGAGTGGCCGCCAAACTCATCAAAAAAGGGGACGAGTACTTTGACCAAATGTGGTACGCCGAAGCGGCGCGTATATATGACATTGTCCTTGAAAAAAGCAACGAAAAACATACCTTCGAGCTTTTGGCCAAAGCCGGTGACTCGCATTACTACAGCGGAAATTTGGAAAAATCCTATAAATGGTACCACGAGCTCAACCAGACTTTTCCCGAACAAATCACAGAAGATCGCTTTTTTAAGTATACCCATACCCTAAAGGGTACTGGCAAATACCGTCGGGCCGCCCAACTTACCAAATTATTCCGTCAAAAAAGGGAGGAGCCCCTAAACGAACTGGAAAACGTTGCTCCGCCCACATGGAAAAGTACAGCCTTGGTTGAGATAAAAAACTTGGCCATTAACTCCACATATTCAGATTTTGCCCCAATGTTCCACAAAGATTCCGAAGTGGTCTTTGCTTCGGCCCAAGATTCATCGTTCTTGACCACAAGGCGCTATCGGTGGACCAACCAGCCTTTTTTAGATCTTTATGTGGCCAAGACCAAAGACGATAGTGGGGATTTATTTGGCGCCAAGAAATTCTCGAGAAAAATCAACACAAAATACCACGAGGCCTCCGTTGCCTTTTCCCCCGATCAAAAGACCATATACTTTACCCGAAACAATTATGGCAAAAGGTTAAAACGGGGAAAAAACGGAATCAACCACCTGAAAATTTACCAATCCAAATTAATTGATGGCGAATGGGCCGATGCTGTTGAGGTTCCATTTAATAGCGAAAACTATTCAACAGGGCATCCTTCCATAAGTCCAGATGGCAAAAAGATGTACTTCGTCTCCGATAAACCGGGAGGTTACGGTGAAACGGACATCTATGTAGTGGATATTTTGGAAAATGGAGCGTTTTCCGAACCAAAAAACTTGGGGAGAGGCATCAACACCAACGGCAAGGAAATGTTTCCCTACATCACGGAAAATACACTTTATTTCTCTTCCAATAGGGCTATGGGTTTTGGTGGTCTGGACGTTTATAAAGCCGATTACGACAACGACACCTTTGGGATAGTGTATAATCTTGGCGAGCCCATTAATGGTAGTAGGGATGATTTCTCCTACATTGTGGACAGTTCTGGCAAAAAAGGCTATTTCGCTTCCAATAGAAAAGGGGGCAAGGGCGATGATGATATTTATTCCTTTATCGCTATAGAAAACCACAATGCCATTTCCGGCACAATCAAGGATGCCACCTCCGGGGAGGTGCTAGAGGGCGCCCAAGTGGTCCTGTACAACAAAGACAAGCTTCTTTTGGCCGAAGTGAATACCGATGCTGATGGAAACTATCGTTTTGAAGGTCTCGAATCAAAATCGGATTACCTGCTCAAAATCTCAAAGAAAGGCTATTTTGAAAACAATTCGGACATACGTACAAAGGACAACATAGCTATTGAGGAAAATCAGTCCTTACAGCCGCTCAAGGAAATCATTGATGAAGAGAAGAAGATCGTGAGTTTGGAGCCCGATGCCATTTATTTTGATTTTGACCGTTTTGCCATTAAACCAAGAGCCGCCCAAGAGCTGGACAAATTAGTGGCCGTGCTTAATGAATATGAGGACATGATCATTAAGATTGAATCCCATACCGATGCAATCGGCAGTAAGACCTATAACAAATACCTCTCGGACAAGCGCGCCAAATCCACTAGGGACTATCTTATTTCCCAGGGCATTGACCCATCACGAATTGCCAGCGCCATTGGATATGGGGAAGAACGTTTG
- a CDS encoding M23 family metallopeptidase, whose protein sequence is MAKDRKKRKEIKRKLLHKYRLVILNESTFEEKISFKLNRLNVFVTGTLFIIVLIGVTTLIIAFTPLREYIPGYSSTKLKRQATELTYKTDSLVTVLNYTNRYLDNVRLVLRGDIENNQVNRDSLFDQYKLDPSTVDLTPIREDLLLREEVELEDKYNLFERNIENMGTLLFSPINGTLVQGFDAKTKHYAVDLVAPKDTPVKSIGDGTVLFAEWTSETGYVIIIEHQEGLTSVYKHNGSLSKSQGDLVKAGEVIASIGNTGELTTGPHLHFELWRKGKPVDPQNYIDFN, encoded by the coding sequence ATGGCGAAGGACCGAAAGAAAAGAAAAGAGATAAAGCGCAAGCTACTGCACAAGTATCGCTTGGTCATTCTAAATGAAAGCACCTTTGAGGAAAAGATTTCCTTTAAACTCAATAGACTCAATGTTTTTGTGACGGGAACCCTTTTTATCATAGTTCTGATTGGGGTAACCACCTTGATCATTGCATTTACCCCTTTGCGGGAATATATTCCAGGGTACTCATCAACCAAGTTGAAGCGGCAGGCCACGGAACTTACCTACAAAACGGACTCCTTGGTGACCGTCTTAAATTATACCAATAGGTATTTAGACAATGTTAGACTTGTACTCCGTGGAGATATTGAGAACAATCAAGTAAATAGAGATTCACTTTTTGACCAGTATAAATTAGATCCTTCCACGGTAGACCTAACGCCCATTCGGGAGGATTTGCTCCTGAGGGAGGAAGTGGAACTGGAAGACAAGTATAACCTCTTTGAGCGGAACATTGAAAATATGGGCACCTTGCTCTTTTCGCCCATCAATGGCACCTTGGTGCAAGGGTTCGATGCCAAAACCAAACATTATGCCGTGGATTTGGTGGCGCCCAAAGACACTCCGGTAAAATCAATTGGGGATGGAACCGTGCTTTTTGCAGAGTGGACTTCGGAAACGGGCTATGTCATCATTATTGAGCACCAAGAGGGGCTAACTTCGGTTTATAAGCACAATGGATCATTGAGCAAATCCCAAGGCGATTTGGTAAAAGCGGGAGAGGTGATAGCCTCTATAGGAAACACAGGGGAACTTACTACAGGCCCACACCTACATTTTGAACTTTGGAGAAAGGGAAAACCTGTAGATCCCCAGAATTATATTGACTTCAACTAA
- the tatA gene encoding twin-arginine translocase TatA/TatE family subunit, translated as MIAQNMFLGMIGPWQIVLIVVIVLLLFGGKKIPELMRGLGSGIKEFKDASKEEEKLEGGNESKS; from the coding sequence ATGATTGCTCAAAATATGTTTCTTGGTATGATTGGCCCATGGCAGATTGTACTTATTGTGGTTATTGTTCTTTTACTTTTCGGAGGCAAAAAGATTCCTGAATTGATGAGAGGACTTGGTAGCGGTATCAAAGAATTTAAAGATGCCTCTAAAGAAGAGGAAAAATTGGAAGGCGGCAACGAGTCAAAGTCCTAG